A single genomic interval of Carassius carassius chromosome 24, fCarCar2.1, whole genome shotgun sequence harbors:
- the zgc:101716 gene encoding uncharacterized protein C8orf76 homolog yields the protein MMEILGSTFDDSVFEESRNRVSVALPAYEPKLCEPLWFCEDGNAEDPLEEQKTFKFRGDLAYRRKQFQVALDEYLSCLSLIPAGNLTVKRDVLEGIARCCCHLGKKEEALNACEKLRTEVSNTCHLTSILQLELSVHEHYRDLTNSISSLQQLCGLHPYHPWYWLNLAMSFQRLLESRRCPERSSTEEEYNKQQGTNNIIRLKTIMSLIRARLLIEILRIQQFSFVLENSQRALQDIEEALHVLQPTEKILQTVSEVMAEDLNPEKMREENQDGESLSGLYIKDFDDKWWNKLYTKLQEETPALSMHRPLEETFE from the exons ATGATGGAGATTCTGGGCAGCACTTTTGATGATTCTGTGTTTGAGGAATCAAGGAATAGAGTCTCAGTCGCTCTCCCAGCATACGAGCCTAAACTCTGCGAACCTCTG TGGTTTTGTGAAGATGGCAATGCTGAGGACCCATTAGAAGAACAAAAAACCTTCAAGTTTCGAGGAGACCTTGCTTACAGGAGGAAACAGTTTCAG GTGGCTCTGGATGAGTATTTATCCTGCCTCTCTCTCATACCTGCTGGAAACTTAACAGTGAAGAGAGATGTGCTGGAAGGGATCGCACGATGCTGCTGTCATTTGGGGAAAAAAGAAGAGGCTCTAAATGCCTGCGAGAAACTG AGGACAGAAGTATCCAACACCTGCCACCTCACCAGCATACTTCAGCTGGAGCTGAGTGTTCATGAACACTACAGAGATCTGACAAACAGCATCTCCAGCCTGCAGCAGCTGTGCGGTCTACATCCCTACCATCCGTGGTACTGGCTGAATCTGGCCATGAGCTTTCAGAGGCTCCTCGAGTCTCGTAGGTGTCCAGAGAGATCCAGCACTGAGGAAGAATACAACAAGCAGCAAGGGACAAATAACATTATACGACTAAAGACCATCATGAGCTTGATTAGAGCAAG gttgtTAATTGAAATCCTACGGATTCAGCAGTTCTCATttgttctggaaaacagccagagGGCCCTACAAGACATCGAGGAAGCTCTACATGTTCTGCAGCCAACAGAAAAAATCCTTCAGACAGTCTCAGAG GTGATGGCAGAAGACCTCAATCCAGAGAAGATGAGAGAGGAAAACCAAGATGGAGAGAGTTTATCAGGACTTTATATTAAAGACTTTGATGACAAGTGGTGGAACAAACTCTACACCAAACTGCAGGAGGAGACTCCAGCTTTATCCATGCACAGACCACTGGAGGAGACATTtgaataa
- the LOC132103364 gene encoding protein FAM83A isoform X1 has translation MYANNMNLLSNGLSVQCYLMPKLMGKMRRRVQEMRNPNAMVSSVDLSHNESTRLAMDALLDRGIDGYQEVLIKENEANFLSAKEKTYILNNITKPLTDNEETDRDEEMSSSASVSSETYFPAVTESEPPVLDYGWPVADWSYHLQGIPSVEVFFHSVRSFSLKNLLRELIRQATKVLAIVMDTFSDVEILCDILEATRKRNVSVYLLLDHINLQLFQDMCENVKINKSHLTRMSIRSVQGQTYCAKSGRKFTGQMKEKFIIVDCKKVLVGSYSLTWLSWQVHRSLAVLFKGSGVKPFDLEFRRLYAISKPVQGFTCNAIDPGDLCLPFEELQIPMGPAVTAGNSPDHLQQKPCQPRNPSFPTTQVLARQTSYPNVTTGPQRSQWLPRRNTIHHPIACQSPLFKDYNTKSQTWRPKQGN, from the exons ATGTATGCAAACAACATGAACCTTCTAAGTAATGGATTGTCAGTGCAGTGTTACTTGATGCCAAAGTTGATGGGAAAAATGAGAAGAAGAGTTCAAGAGATGAGAAACCCAAATGCCATGGTATCTTCAGTGGATCTGAGTCACAACGAGAGCACACGACTGGCTATGGATGCTCTCTTGGACCGAGGGATCGATGGATACCAGGAAGTGCTGATCAAAGAGAATGAAGCAAACTTTCTGTCAGCGAAGGAGAAAACGTACATCTTAAACAACATTACAAAGCCTCTCACTGACAATGAAGAGACAGACAGGGATGAAGAGATGTCCAGTTCTGCATCAGTTTCTTCGGAGACATACTTTCCTGCGGTCACAGAGAGTGAGCCTCCAGTTCTTGATTATGGCTGGCCGGTGGCTGACTGGAGTTACCATCTGCAGGGGATTCCTAGCGTGGAAGTGTTCTTCCACTCAGTCAGATCCTTTTCCTTGAAAAACCTGCTGCGGGAACTGATCAGGCAAGCAACTAAA GTTTTGGCGATAGTAATGGACACATTCAGCGATGTGGAGATTTTGTGTGACATACTGGAGGCGACAAGAAAGCGCAATGTCTCTGTCTATCTCCTTCTGGACCACATCAATTTACAGCTGTTCCAGGACAtgtgtgaaaatgtaaaaatcaacaAGTCTCATCTTACT AGAATGTCTATTCGCAGTGTTCAAGGTCAAACATACTGTGCCAAATCAGGCAGAAAGTTCACTGGACAGATGAAAGAGAAATTCATCATTGTGGACTGCAAAAAAGTGCTGGTTGGCTCATATAG TCTCACCTGGCTATCCTGGCAGGTTCACAGAAGCTTGGCCGTACTCTTCAAAGGCAGCGGGGTTAAACCTTTCGACCTGGAGTTTCGTAGACTCTATGCCATTTCTAAACCAGTCCAAGGATTTACCTGCAATGCAATAGATCCTGGTGATCTCTGCCTACCCTTTGAGGAACTCCAGATCCCGATGGGCCCGGCAGTAACTGCTGGAAACTCTCCTGACCACCTACAACAGAAACCTTGTCAGCCCAGGAACCCGAGTTTCCCGACAACTCAAGTCCTGGCCAGACAAACCAGCTATCCAAATGTCACCACTGGACCGCAAAGGTCTCAATGGCTTCCACGGAGGAACACGATCCATCACCCCATTGCTTGTCAGTCCCCACTTTTCAAAGATTATAATACAAAGAGCCAAACCTGGCGTCCAAAACAGGGAAATTAA
- the LOC132103364 gene encoding protein FAM83A isoform X2 has product MYANNMNLLSNGLSVQCYLMPKLMGKMRRRVQEMRNPNAMVSSVDLSHNESTRLAMDALLDRGIDGYQEVLIKENEANFLSAKEKTYILNNITKPLTDNEETDRDEEMSSSASVSSETYFPAVTESEPPVLDYGWPVADWSYHLQGIPSVEVFFHSVRSFSLKNLLRELIRQATKVLAIVMDTFSDVEILCDILEATRKRNVSVYLLLDHINLQLFQDMCENVKINKSHLTRMSIRSVQGQTYCAKSGRKFTGQMKEKFIIVDCKKVLVGSYRFTEAWPYSSKAAGLNLSTWSFVDSMPFLNQSKDLPAMQ; this is encoded by the exons ATGTATGCAAACAACATGAACCTTCTAAGTAATGGATTGTCAGTGCAGTGTTACTTGATGCCAAAGTTGATGGGAAAAATGAGAAGAAGAGTTCAAGAGATGAGAAACCCAAATGCCATGGTATCTTCAGTGGATCTGAGTCACAACGAGAGCACACGACTGGCTATGGATGCTCTCTTGGACCGAGGGATCGATGGATACCAGGAAGTGCTGATCAAAGAGAATGAAGCAAACTTTCTGTCAGCGAAGGAGAAAACGTACATCTTAAACAACATTACAAAGCCTCTCACTGACAATGAAGAGACAGACAGGGATGAAGAGATGTCCAGTTCTGCATCAGTTTCTTCGGAGACATACTTTCCTGCGGTCACAGAGAGTGAGCCTCCAGTTCTTGATTATGGCTGGCCGGTGGCTGACTGGAGTTACCATCTGCAGGGGATTCCTAGCGTGGAAGTGTTCTTCCACTCAGTCAGATCCTTTTCCTTGAAAAACCTGCTGCGGGAACTGATCAGGCAAGCAACTAAA GTTTTGGCGATAGTAATGGACACATTCAGCGATGTGGAGATTTTGTGTGACATACTGGAGGCGACAAGAAAGCGCAATGTCTCTGTCTATCTCCTTCTGGACCACATCAATTTACAGCTGTTCCAGGACAtgtgtgaaaatgtaaaaatcaacaAGTCTCATCTTACT AGAATGTCTATTCGCAGTGTTCAAGGTCAAACATACTGTGCCAAATCAGGCAGAAAGTTCACTGGACAGATGAAAGAGAAATTCATCATTGTGGACTGCAAAAAAGTGCTGGTTGGCTCATATAG GTTCACAGAAGCTTGGCCGTACTCTTCAAAGGCAGCGGGGTTAAACCTTTCGACCTGGAGTTTCGTAGACTCTATGCCATTTCTAAACCAGTCCAAGGATTTACCTGCAATGCAATAG
- the LOC132103371 gene encoding uncharacterized protein LOC132103371 translates to MEEKLSDEKLKCMLALWRFSFRAPGFENRLVMALQLFERFPLDIAVTGGTPEANAQLASAICGPGEEIEEEEWETDDEGDEEEETDEEEEAEDWEEDESGDEEPSIKLNTNHQSSSRGKRVRIAEHAEYIGRSIPDFDSVILHSQIPNVRVWTVQGHPTSNSIINNLTNQQYDSTCYDVLVVLTTEKHKEDQMWLKMELHGRDQPFFLVQAERDLDVVEKKPTGPCMTCAWERKRARTLELQKKSKEVFGETADSEADSKNTSNASQDPESVKMKDIAKVLAEALPELRKKAFSQFLVVITKELQIPKLLSDDTQFVVSTALRSRKINQDDLDQITKLSQLRDLTDNPSKLQAILAALSHFRLDIGVLGETGCGSSSLVNALLGLENGDDRAASTGVTEMTKEAVKYPSPSPNICFWDLPGTGKISDFGSLSCVSSSSESQCITSALSLCDVYILVSPLRLRLGAIQLLQQASSLGKECYLVLSMADLIKEKSIVEVRQWTEEVLGKLGLQQSFFLVSAHHPETLDLPKLKETMNAAFPSHKRVAFARYAANQLDGDVFWKRSDSCKFM, encoded by the exons ATGGAAGAAAAACTCTCagatgaaaaattaaaatgtatgcttGCCCTTTGGAGATTTTCCTTCAGAGCACCAGGATTTGAAAACAGGCTGGTGATGGCTCTACAACTATTTGAGCGTTTCCCTTTAGACATAGCTGTGACCGGAGGAACACCGGAGGCTAATGCTCAGCTGGCTTCTGCAATCTGTGGGCCGGGTGAGGAAATCGAAGAGGAGGAATGGGAAACTGATGATGAAGGTGATGAGGAGGAAGAAACAGATGAGGAAGAAGAAGCAGAAGACTGGGAGGAAGATGAAAGTGGAGATGAGGAACCTAGTATAAAGTTAAATACTAATCACCAGAGCAGCAGCAGGGGGAAACGTGTACGGATAGCAGAGCATGCAGAATATATAGGGAGGAGCATTCCTGATTTTGACTCTGTGATTTTACACAGTCAAATCCCAAATGTTCGAGTGTGGACTGTGCAGGGCCATCCAACCTCaaattcaattattaataatCTGACCAACCAGCAGTATGACTCTACATGCTATGATGTTCTAGTGGTTCTCACTACAGAAAAGCACAAAGAGGACCAAATGTGGCTCAAAATGGAATTGCATGGTAGAGATCAGCCTTTTTTTCTGGTTCAAGCTGAGCGGGACTTGGACGTGGTCGAAAAGAAGCCTACAGGGCCATGCATGACCTGCGCCTGGGAACGAAAGAGAGCTCGAACGCTGGAGTTGCAAAAGAAAAGTAAAGAAGTATTTGGAGAGACGGCCGATTCAGAAGCAGACAGTAAGAATACTTCAAACGCTTCCCAAGATCCAGAGTCTGTGAAGATGAAGGATATCGCGAAGGTGCTTGCTGAAGCCCTGCCTGAGCTTCGGAAGAAAGCTTTTAGTCAGTTTCTGGTGGTGATTACAAAGGAACTTCAGATTCCCAAATTACTATCCGATGACACACA GTTTGTGGTCTCTACTGCTTTAAGGTCAAGGAAGATAAACCAGGATGATCTTGATCAGATCACCAAGCTCTCGCAGCTGAGAGATCTCACAGACAATCCTTCCAAGCTTCAGGCCATCCTTGCAGCTCTCAGTCACTTCCGGCTGGATATCGGTGTGCTGGGTGAGACGGGCTGTGGCAGCTCCAGCTTGGTCAATGCCCTCTTGGGCCTGGAGAATGGTGATGATCGAGCTGCCTCAACTGGTGTCACTGAAATGACCAAAGAGGCTGTGAAGTatccctccccctcccccaacatcTGTTTTTGGGACCTTCCTGGGACTGGAAAAATAAGTGATTTTGGCAGCCTGTCTTGCGTGTCCAGCTCTTCTGAATCTCAATGCATAACATCTGCACTCTCTTTGTGTGATGTATACATACtggtttctcctttgaggcttaGATTGGGAGCCATACAGTTGCTGCAGCAAGCATCCTCCCTAGGGAAAGAATGTTACCTGGTGCTTTCCATGGCAGACTTGATTAAGGAAAAATCCATTGTAGAGGTGAGGCAATGGACTGAGGAAGTCTTGGGTAAACTGGGTCTCCAGCAGAGCTTTTTTCTGGTGTCTGCTCATCATCCAGAAACACTGGACTTACCCAAGCTAAAGGAGACGATGAATGCAGCCTTTCCGAGTCATAAGAGAGTTGCTTTTGCCAGATACGCAGCAAATCAACTGGATGGAGATGTTTTCTGGAAAAGATCAGATTCTTGCAAATTTATGTAA
- the upk1a gene encoding uroplakin-1a, with amino-acid sequence MGAGALTCLMFVVIALNAIAAAAGLALFAVAIWVAVDGYKLYPISSVSGKDDIFAAAWIAIFTGFAFFLTCIFGIFAALKRSRGFMMAYLIIMFIIFLFECASAITAATNRDYLVGNSNLVKKQMLQYYADSSTQGKQITQTWNRVMEQVECCGVDGPADWFQYNSTFKQMFGSTYIWPLSCCKRLSTFEVEDKEGCMVGKAATIFSKGCFQHIESVLSRYTWAVSWYGFSVLMLVFLTLMIAMIYYMQLE; translated from the exons ATGGGAGCAGGAGCCTTGACATGTTTGATGTTTGTTGTTATTGCTCTGAATGCAATCGCTGCT GCAGCAGGACTGGCATTATTCGCAGTGGCCATTTGGGTAGCAGTAGACGGGTATAAACTTTACCCCATATCTAGCGTGTCAGGGAAAGATGATATCTTTGCCGCTGCCTGGATTGCCATTTTTACAGGCTTTGCCTTCTTCCTCACGTGCATCTTTGGCATCTTTGCTGCCCTGAAAAGAAGCCGTGGATTCATGATGGCG TACCTTATCataatgttcatcatctttcTTTTTGAATGCGCATCCGCCATCACAGCAGCGACCAACCGGGATTAT ctGGTTGGGAACAGTAACTTAGTAAAGAAACAGATGCTACAATACTATGCGGACAGCAGCACACAAGGAAAGCAGATTACACAGACATGGAACAGAGTGATGGAACAG GTAGAGTGCTGTGGAGTAGACGGTCCGGCAGACTGGTTTCAGTATAACTCTACCTTTAAACAGATGTTCGGTTCTACATACATCTGGCCCCTCAGCTGCTGCAAGAGACTGAGTACCTTTGAGGTGGAAGATAAAGAAGGCTGTATGGTTGGCAAGGCCGCCACCATATTCTCAAAG GGTTGCTTCCAGCACATTGAATCTGTATTAAGCCGTTACACCTGGGCTGTGAGTTGGTACGGTTTCTCCGTTCTCATGTTAGTG TTTCTCACATTAATGATTGCCATGATCTACTACATGCAGCTGGAATAA